TCAATCCCTGTAACTAATTGCGCCTCATATTTGGCTATTTTAAAAGCATAGCTTCCTTTGCCACAGCCATATTCAATTACTTTTGAATTCTTACTGTTCTGGAGTATCTTTTGCTGATATGCTCTAGTAATTGAGCCTGTTATGCTATAGAATTTACCTACTTTCTGTTGCCGTTGATTATCGTCAATATAACGGCGATTATGAAATTGCCTTTCCCGTTCAATTCTCTCATTACTGGTGGTCATTAGCAGTCAGCCTTAGTATTTTTTTTATTAGTATAGATAGATTTAATTAATATCAAAGCTAGAGCCAAAGTTTGGCTGGAATCATTGCTAAACGATAAAAAGATTTGAGTAAACAGTAAAAGTCAACTTTGAACCGATTAAACCAAGATAGTTCAAAATAGCGATCGCGGATACGACGGTGATTAAAAAACTGTTGAAAAACTCTGACTGAAGATACGCCAGTAGTATCGTAATAGGCTATGGGAAAATACAATAATTGAGGATTGGATAGTTGATTTGCTCTAATGTTGTATTCATAATCCATTCCCATTGATAAAGACTCGTTATATAAACCTAGCCGTTTAATTAGTTTGCGGGAGTAAAAAGTCGATTGATGGCAAACAGGATTACCATAAAAAAAAAGGCTATTACGCCAAATTTTATGCTGTCGGCGATGCTTTTTTAAATATTTATTTTTACTTACAGAAATAGTCTCCCCTGTTGCCCACAACCATTTGTTCTGACGATAATCAGCAACTACCTGTTCTAATATGTTTTCTGCAACCAATGTATCGCCAGAATTAAGAAATAAAACAATTTCTCCTTGACTATGGTTAATTCCCTGATTAAAAGCAGAAGAGATACCTTTACCTTCTTGAGGATAAAAAAACAGGTTGGCTCGATTAATAAAAGGCTTGAGTTTATTAAGTTCTAAATTATTAGATTCAGGGTAAACAATAATATGTTTGATGGTTTGATAAGACTGTTGACTAACGTTATTTAAAGTATCAAATAGCGATTCATCAATTTTGTTAGTAATTGTTACTATATCTATCCAAATTTTATTAACCATTATCCATAGGTATAGCGTAAATTTGGTTACCAATAATTCATAGGGCTAGATTACTACATAAATCATCACAAATTCGTAAGTATTTTTGAGCCTGCTGTTCTAGACTAAACTGAGCGATCGCTTTATGCCTACTTTGAATCCTTAACTGATGGTATCTATCAGTATCAGACAAAATCCAATGAATTCCTTGCGCTAAGTCTTCTGGTAAAAAGGCTTGGGCTAAATAACCATTTTGTTGATGATCGATTAAATCTGGCATCCCCCCAATGTTAAAAGCAGCACAGGGAGTGCCACAGAACATTGACTCTAAAACCGTGTTGGGTAAGTTATCCTGCACCGAGGGAGCAACAAATAAATCTGCTGCACTATAAATCAAAGACAAAGAAACATCATCGTTTAGTTTGCCCGTGTAATGAGCTTTAAAACCAAAATCTAAAGGATCTACAGGCGCAGAAGCACCAAAGATAACTAGTTCAATTTCTTCAGTGGATTCTAGCTGTTGTAGGCTTTGCAATGCCGATCGCAACAAGAAAAAGCCCTTACGTCGATCTTGAGTGCTATCAAATGCCCCAAATAGAATGATCTTTTTATCCCTAGGTAAATTTAAAATTTTTCTGGCTAATTCGGTAGGATGAGGCTGATAAATCTGAGGATCGATGCCATTGCCAATCACCTTGACAGGAAAATCTTGAAATAATGAACTAGCTTGAGCGCAGTTAGCTAGCCACTTGCTAGGGGTAACAATAGTCAAATTTAAATCTTTCCAGGCTCTAGCTTTACGCTGCCAATTCCAGCGAGATAAATCCCAGCTATGATTACTTCCTAGTTGAGGACAAGCACCACAAGATTGTAAATAGCGATCGCATTTTCCACTATAGTGACATCCTCCTGTAAATGCCCACATATCATGTAGAGTCCACACCAAAGGCTTTTTTAATTGACCTAAAGCTTCAATAGGCATAAATCCGCCACATACCCAGTGGAGATTAATAATATCGGGATTAATTTGCCTGATTTTGCTAATAATTTTATTAGGCAACCACTGAGAAGAATAAATATTAATCGTGGTGTCTCGCTGAGGATATAAAGCCAAGGGTAGCCGATCTAGTGCAGGCTTAAGCGCAGCAATTCCTCTGCCGACTTTACTGGTGGGAGCAATTACTGTATAGTCATCACCCTGTTTATTCTGCACCAACATTTGAGAGCTAGCTTTTTGTGCCAGCAAGCCCTGATGTAGTCGATAAGCAGCACGGGCTGCCCCTCCACCAAGATCTTTAGCACTTACAATTAAGATTTTCAATTATCGATCGTCAATGAACAATTATCAATTGATATAAAAATAAAGTTTTGAGGGAAAACTTCAATTAAGTTCCTCTATTTTAAATTTTTATTGACTCTCTCTATATCTTAGAAATGATTTGGCTAAAGCAAAATTGACAGCGATATAATTTTTGTGCCATCATATGACTATCAGGTCACATGACCAATAGGTCATAATATACATTTATAGCTTTCTGCTATGCCAAACCAAACATTTTTCAACCTACCTGATAAAAAGCGAAAGACAATTACAGATCTAGCGATCGCCGAGTTTGCCAGTCATGATTACGATAGTGCCTCCATTACCAAGATTGTTAAACAAGCAAAAATAGCTAAAGGCAGTTTCTATCAATATTTTGAAGATAAAAAAGAACTGTATTTATATCTCGTCGATTTAGCTAGCAAGGAAAAACTAGCTTTTCTCCAACAGGCAGAACCACCAGAACCCAACATGGGTTTTTTTCTATATTTGCGTTGGTTATTTGGAGTCGGCACGAAATTCGATCTAACACATCCCGCCCTAAGTCAGATTGTTTATCGAACCGTCTATGGCGATGTTCCTTTTCGCGAAGAGGTTTTAGCCATGACTCAAGCATCATCCACCGAATATATGAAGCAGTTGGTGAAACAAGGGATTGAAGATGGAGATATCGCTACCGATATCAATCCCGACATGGCTGTTTTTGCCATCAACACTTTGGGAGAAGGATTGAAACACTTTATCCCTGCCCAACTGGGCTTAGATACCAAGCAGCTTGCCCAGAAGGGAGTAAAAACAGATATCGACCTTGATGCCATCAATCATATTTTTGATGACCTGTTTCAGATTCTCGAATATGGATTAGGCAACAAAACTAG
This DNA window, taken from Pleurocapsa sp. FMAR1, encodes the following:
- a CDS encoding glycosyltransferase, with translation MVNKIWIDIVTITNKIDESLFDTLNNVSQQSYQTIKHIIVYPESNNLELNKLKPFINRANLFFYPQEGKGISSAFNQGINHSQGEIVLFLNSGDTLVAENILEQVVADYRQNKWLWATGETISVSKNKYLKKHRRQHKIWRNSLFFYGNPVCHQSTFYSRKLIKRLGLYNESLSMGMDYEYNIRANQLSNPQLLYFPIAYYDTTGVSSVRVFQQFFNHRRIRDRYFELSWFNRFKVDFYCLLKSFYRLAMIPAKLWL
- a CDS encoding TetR/AcrR family transcriptional regulator, which codes for MPNQTFFNLPDKKRKTITDLAIAEFASHDYDSASITKIVKQAKIAKGSFYQYFEDKKELYLYLVDLASKEKLAFLQQAEPPEPNMGFFLYLRWLFGVGTKFDLTHPALSQIVYRTVYGDVPFREEVLAMTQASSTEYMKQLVKQGIEDGDIATDINPDMAVFAINTLGEGLKHFIPAQLGLDTKQLAQKGVKTDIDLDAINHIFDDLFQILEYGLGNKTSQTKSTKSKATTTSKK
- a CDS encoding glycosyltransferase family 4 protein, with translation MKILIVSAKDLGGGAARAAYRLHQGLLAQKASSQMLVQNKQGDDYTVIAPTSKVGRGIAALKPALDRLPLALYPQRDTTINIYSSQWLPNKIISKIRQINPDIINLHWVCGGFMPIEALGQLKKPLVWTLHDMWAFTGGCHYSGKCDRYLQSCGACPQLGSNHSWDLSRWNWQRKARAWKDLNLTIVTPSKWLANCAQASSLFQDFPVKVIGNGIDPQIYQPHPTELARKILNLPRDKKIILFGAFDSTQDRRKGFFLLRSALQSLQQLESTEEIELVIFGASAPVDPLDFGFKAHYTGKLNDDVSLSLIYSAADLFVAPSVQDNLPNTVLESMFCGTPCAAFNIGGMPDLIDHQQNGYLAQAFLPEDLAQGIHWILSDTDRYHQLRIQSRHKAIAQFSLEQQAQKYLRICDDLCSNLAL